agCTAATTCACAACTAAAACATACACCAATCATGCGATATTatgattgtgacagcccaaaattgaccctagtcgggaagtggtttcgggaccgctaaaccgagtcaccgaaatgtttgaatgtgatatttattgtctagaatatgtaattatgaatgtgtgaaaatttcaagcttcgatttagtcgattgcatgtgaatttagtcgataggacttatgtgagaaaattttgaaatgtgataggtcaaagcataagggcctattagtgcatgttgaaaaaggggggacttgcatgtcaatttcccccctattagtagtggccggccatgacaagcatggtagaccaagtgtgatgggcaagacatgtcatagacatgttgtgttagtgcatcatgagtggaaacatgtcacaaacatgttatgttagtgaggtatgttaggaaaaataaaataatgagcatggaaattaaataatgaaagggaatatgatgaaaacaaaaaaagtgtgtggttgtttctccccccccattttgccgaaactagaaagaaaaacaaaaaaaaagtgctcatcctttggttcatccttggccaaaaattttaaggaggaaggaagaagaaaggttgaagaggttcggccatgcatgtagctaggctaaggtatgtttgatgatgttccatgagatgcatgcatgttttagttgttagcttgagttctacctagcccatggtctaaatcttgctatgtgatggaaatgacactcggccatggatgcatcattcttggttgatgtttgatgttgtggtgatgaggcatgaagatgagttaagtttcggctaaggtggatttgtgttgatgtcatttgcatgctaagtgtaaagctttgtaatgatgcatgtgatggtggattgatgattcttgaatctcctttttagcatttttgagtgagcacatatgtgcattggttgctagatggggaagaatcggctagcaagttgtgtgctaaggccgaatataacttttgtatgttaatgagcaatgcatgtgttaaattgatggaaagggagaggatgctttactagtgtatatatgtgtgtattagccaagttttgaacttgaaacaagatgatatgtataatcaatacaagtaaccatacttgtaggaagtattaagcatataatcggccccaacatagacatgcatattcggccataggaagaagatttggtgttgcatgtattcggttggaggcaagcatattgatgcttttgtcttggcttagaaaattcggccaagggggaaaattagctaaaatgttgagtttgattcatgattccgtacatatgtgactttaatgtctaatgtataaatatgggctaagtgccttgtgttcctcttttcgatgctcaaatgattaaatcaatttatttgtttaattaagctcaagagcaaaggggaactaaatctgataaagggaaggaaaaagtggtcgaatagccatcggaatcgttcgacaacatccgaggtaagttcttgagtaagagagcttaaattaagatttgattagatcatgttttaagcaaatcaaaatcatgctctttgtgtgtggctattgagccgaaattacaagaatgataagtgtcttgtgtttgagttttgctaacgaaaatgaaatacgaatgtgccatgatttattgttaaatgtgcatggttatttgaatgatgtccgggctaagtcccgaaggctttgtgctaagtgaccatatccggactaagatccgaaggcatttgtgcgagatactaattccgggctaagcccgaaggcattggtgcgagttactaaatccgggttaagtcccgaaagcatttgtgcgagttactaaatccgggttaagtcccgaaggcatttgtgcgagttactataaccgagctatgtcccgaaggcatttgaacgaggagctatatccggttaaattccgaaggtacgtgatttgggaatgaatgatcttgctgtaaaaatttcagttaatactctaggagcatgtttggttggatgtattggctatgccaatacacccctaatcggtgggccccacatAAACTcatgtttggttcagtgtattgCCTTAATACACTCCTATTACGTTACGGATGTAATCCATATTTTCTCTGCTTTAACACCGATTCCCAATCCCTTCCAAAAGCAAGGATCAGCTAATCGGTGTCTGTTTTACCCTTCCCAGCCGAAATCGATCTCCACCCCcactctctccctctccctcccaacatcaacagAAGTTGCCAGTGAACCAAACCTCCACCCGCTCAGATCTTTCGCCGAATTTCATCTTGGCATCTTGGCATCTTTCGCCAACATCAACAGAAGCGGCAAgtgtttcttctctttttttacttaatttggatttttaattttctttctcatGATTGTTTTGTCGACAAAAAACAGAATTGTGTTCTTCAACTATGGTGGGTTTTGTctgttgaaattagggtttttttgggATAAATTTTGAATTCTCCTGCATTTTGATTCTATCTTGTATCCTTCACAGTTGTCTGTTGAAATAACTTCTATTTGCTCTTTGCTCTTTGGTGTTTCATGTCTGCTGCCTGATTAAGTTACATACTAGCTTCTATTTGCTGTTTGGTGTTTCATGTCTGCTGCCTGATTAAGTTACATCTAATTACATGTACATGTAATTTAAAACGTGGAAGAGAAAACCAAAATCGTTCTCTTGAAATGCtgtgtttatattttattacaagAAACAATAACCATTTATGTGAGTTTGCCAATTCTGCGAAGTGAATGGCAACCACTGAATTGAAAACACTTTGGGTTAAAATGTCCCTATACTTCTCCAATTCTTAAActtgattttgaaataaaaaattaaacatgatttTTATAATAAAACTTATTCTTCACagaattaaattcctactataaaatttttaaaaaatacaaccaCTATAAATTAAATTTCCTactttgaaattttcaaaaaatacaatcactatagacatattttaaccaaCACTATGTAATCCTGAAGTGTTAACCCCCCACGCCATGATAAACACCAAATCATTCTTTTCAACGCAGATTAATTAATTTGAATCATTGGTACATCAACAAAACACACCATACCACTGCAGAGCACTGGTGtatacatttatttaaaaaagaaagtaaGAAAAACAACATCTTTGTGTTATTACATGTAGGAGCAtacgtgtgtatatatatatattacatctTACTATATAAGACATGTAAAAGGAGATAGCAGTAGGTTGGTAGGTAGGGAAGGGTAGCTAAATGAAGCAAGGTAGGCCTAGGCTGTGCCAATAATGCCCAAGTCTTGGTTGTCATCGTTGTTGGGAGAGGGAGAGCCAAAGATAGGGCCACCTTCGCCAGTAGGATCTTTCACCTTGTCCTCCAGCCTATCAACCTGAATGCCACCCTCATCCTCCTTGGACCTCAGCTCCGTTTTGCTCTTATTCTCTCCTCCTTGTATTGATTCATATATCGTTGCCGTCTTCGACTCCTTGGGCAATGCTCCTTGTGCCCCTGACATTGTTTATTTACCTTTTACTTTCTCTGATCAATTTTTGGGAGTCTTACATTGTTAAATTCTAGGAGTTTTATTTTTCAGGAAACTTGACATGAATACATCACTTTTATATTTGGGGGAAGGCTAGACACACAGACTCCAATTGAGGAGACTGTGAGGGCAATGAATTATGTAATTGATAAGGGTATGCATTTTCTTTTGGTATTGCAGTGAGTGGTCTGCACAACAGATTGCGGAAGCATGGGGAGTAGCTGAGAGGTTGGAGTCCGCTTGCTTCTGGAGTGCTTACTGGAAAATACAACAAAGGAAATAGACCACCTGACAGTCGGTTTGCTTTGGAAAATTTCAAAGTAAGAATCACTTCACATTTGATTTGTTACTTTTGATTTTGTATGCTTTATTGATCTTTTTATCTCAATTTGAACATAACTGCTTGTTGAATTATAGGTTCCTTTTTCCTCGTAAGGATATATTCTTTTCAATGAGATTGATTTTAGGCTATGTTTCACTATGTTTTGTGCTTCTTACGAATCTAACATATTGTTTATGCATATGTGcttgtaataaatataatttcttgCACGTTTACAGTTGATAAATCTCTGGTGTCTGTatcaaaaaacaaaacaaaaagatcaaAAACTCAACTGTATAGTGGACTAATCTGATAAATCTCTGGTCTCTGTTGTAGCATATGTTAATTATTTCTATGAGactaatcttttctttttcttttatcataaaataaataaaatatgttgcagttaataagaataaattaatgtaattaaattatttcattaataaaatttaataactgGTCCACCTCAAATTTTATTGATTACTCAACAGGATGTAATTGAGTtaggtttaatatatatattttttatatttttattgcatattataaattattaaaaataaattaaccgGCTGGTTCGATTATGAATTTCATTAATTGAGTAAAAACtgatttaacttattttaattgatttaactgAAATCGATAAAATTAAATGTGTTGATTAAGTTGATTCAATCGGTTTACACGAACTTTgtctatttttatccaaatttatataaaattaaatgtgtCGATTAActaaaaaatgataaaactaaaaaaatacaaaCGTTGACACCTTATGTCAATTAAAATGCATATcattaattacaattattttatatGACAAGTCACACATTATAAATAAGATGAATATGaaagaaaatttctttttcctttacagAAAAATACTGACCACATTGTATGATTGATACAATCAACTAAATTCGTAAAGTAATATTTTAAAGGTTTGGATGAGACTGAAATTGCAAAATaaactaataaattatttttaaataaaaatataaaatataaataaatatgtatgattgataCAATCAACTAATTTCGTAAAGTACTATTAAGCGAAAGCACCTCTAAtccaataaaatttcaaatacttTCTTTGATAGCAATGGCACTAATAATAGTTCAGTTTGTTTTCAAGTGTCGAGGTTTTATTGATTgtgtgttctaattttaatatggtGCAGTAATGGcccgtctgcctttaattgcactacgtgagaggcgtaaaagaattggtattgcattgacactatggttggaaatctgtagaattgcgatttggttcttatttagaatgggtgccagccttagcctacagacttatagaccaaggattaggtcttataccttagatttttatgcaaaacgggattatgtgaaaaggcttgtatatgctagtgatgagacttgtattgaacaagttaggatgaatagaactgccttttttaaactatgtgagatgttagaatcgatagggggattgaagtcgtcaagaaacatgcttgttgatgagcaagtagcaatgtttttacatatcatatcccatcacctgaaaaatcgagtaatcaagcatcactttagaaggtccggggaaac
The Gossypium hirsutum isolate 1008001.06 chromosome A07, Gossypium_hirsutum_v2.1, whole genome shotgun sequence genome window above contains:
- the LOC107897740 gene encoding uncharacterized protein, whose product is MSGAQGALPKESKTATIYESIQGGENKSKTELRSKEDEGGIQVDRLEDKVKDPTGEGGPIFGSPSPNNDDNQDLGIIGTA